One genomic region from Phycodurus eques isolate BA_2022a chromosome 16, UOR_Pequ_1.1, whole genome shotgun sequence encodes:
- the LOC133415026 gene encoding plexin domain-containing protein 1-like isoform X1 yields the protein MMLLRLVMILLCLSQKALAEVSSTEDSYNVISEEHARTRRAILGKGLFIDILTNNMTSVVEDGGKYYTWRRLGPEDQRARELWVDMSDPGHGQVRVHGILSNSYQQAAKVALSFDFPFYGHYLRKVTIATGGFIFTGELTHRMLTSTQYIAPLMANFDPSHSKESKVQYMDNGEVFVVQWERVRLLGKESAGAFTFQAALYRTGSISFSYKDIPLPPSDVSLAQQPVKVGLSDAFVVTSSSQSEGVQRQTVYEYHRIEVGAVNISNSSAVEFMPLPTCLQHDNCECCISSNQTSDCSWCNVLQRCSDGMDRHRQEWLDFGCSEERKRTNCDDYSEEESSITPEMYNVTLSSVLQNDCNGDDAERDIPRSSFVWANTAVLVGVASALVLLLALALVALYIYCHPTATSPLYFIQRHNSYWPSLKFHKQQQQQPGYAEVEGDALERSSMVEAGP from the exons AGGATAGCTACAATGTCATCTCAGAGGAACATGCCAGGACACGCAGGGCCATTCTGGGCAAAGGACTGTTCATCGACATCTTGACAAACAATATGACAAGTGTGGTG GAGGACGGCGGCAAGTATTACACGTGGCGGCGCTTGGGTCCCGAGGACCAAAGAGCGCGGGAGCTGTGGGTGGACATGAGCGACCCCGGGCACGGTCAAGTCCGAGTGCACGGCATTTTGTCCAATTCCTACCAGCAGGCCGCT AAAGTTGCCCTGTCGTTCGACTTCCCCTTTTATGGACATTACCTTAGGAAGGTTACCATAGCAACAGGAG GCTTTATCTTCACCGGTGAGCTCACCCACCGCATGCTGACGTCCACACAGTACATTGCACCGCTGATGGCTAATTTTGACCCAAGCCACTCCAAAGAGTCTAAAGTGCAGTACATGGATAACG GCGAGGTGTTTGTGGTCCAGTGGGAGCGGGTACGACTGTTGGGCAAAGAGTCGGCGGGGGCCTTCACCTTCCAAGCCGCACTTTACAGGACAGGAAGCATCTCCTTCAGTTACAAAGAC ATACCACTCCCTCCCAGTGACGTCAGTTTAGCTCAACAACCCGTTAAGGTTGGCCTGTCTGATGCCTTTGTGGTCACGTCATCGTCCCAGTCAGAAG GCGTACAGAGGCAGACGGTATACGAGTACCATCGGATCGAGGTCGGCGCTGTTAATATCAGCAACTCCTCAGCGGTGGAGTTTATGCCATTGCCTA CCTGCCTGCAACACGACAACTGTGAGTGCTGCATCTCATCCAATCAGACTTCTGACTGCAGTTGGTGTAATGTACTCCAGAG GTGTTCGGATGGCATGGATCGACACAGGCAGGAATGGTTGGACTTTGGCTGCTCGGAAGAG aggaaaaggaccaattGTGACGATTACTCCGAGGAGGAGAGTTCTATCACACCGGAAATGTATAATGTGACCTTGTCGTCTGTGTTGCAAAATGACTGCAATGGTGATG ATGCAGAGCGGGATATTCCAAGAAGTAGTTTTGTTTGGGCTAACACAGCAGTCTTGGTGGGTGTCGCATCTGCTCTGGTCTTACTCCTGGCTCTGGCTCTTGTGGCTCTTTACATCTACTGCCACCCGACTGCCACATCGCCGCTTTACTTCATCCAG CGACACAATAGCTACTGGCCCTCCTTGAAGTTccacaagcagcagcagcagcagcctggCTACGCTGAAGTTGAGGGAGACGCTCTAGAGAGGAGCAGCATGGTCGAAGCTGGACCATGA
- the LOC133415026 gene encoding plexin domain-containing protein 1-like isoform X2 has protein sequence MMLLRLVMILLCLSQKALAEVSSTEDSYNVISEEHARTRRAILGKGLFIDILTNNMTSVVEDGGKYYTWRRLGPEDQRARELWVDMSDPGHGQVRVHGILSNSYQQAAKVALSFDFPFYGHYLRKVTIATGGFIFTGELTHRMLTSTQYIAPLMANFDPSHSKESKVQYMDNGEVFVVQWERVRLLGKESAGAFTFQAALYRTGSISFSYKDIPLPPSDVSLAQQPVKVGLSDAFVVTSSSQSEGVQRQTVYEYHRIEVGAVNISNSSAVEFMPLPTCLQHDNCECCISSNQTSDCSWCNVLQRCSDGMDRHRQEWLDFGCSEERKRTNCDDYSEEESSITPEMYNVTLSSVLQNDCNGDERSSCRCRAGYSKK, from the exons AGGATAGCTACAATGTCATCTCAGAGGAACATGCCAGGACACGCAGGGCCATTCTGGGCAAAGGACTGTTCATCGACATCTTGACAAACAATATGACAAGTGTGGTG GAGGACGGCGGCAAGTATTACACGTGGCGGCGCTTGGGTCCCGAGGACCAAAGAGCGCGGGAGCTGTGGGTGGACATGAGCGACCCCGGGCACGGTCAAGTCCGAGTGCACGGCATTTTGTCCAATTCCTACCAGCAGGCCGCT AAAGTTGCCCTGTCGTTCGACTTCCCCTTTTATGGACATTACCTTAGGAAGGTTACCATAGCAACAGGAG GCTTTATCTTCACCGGTGAGCTCACCCACCGCATGCTGACGTCCACACAGTACATTGCACCGCTGATGGCTAATTTTGACCCAAGCCACTCCAAAGAGTCTAAAGTGCAGTACATGGATAACG GCGAGGTGTTTGTGGTCCAGTGGGAGCGGGTACGACTGTTGGGCAAAGAGTCGGCGGGGGCCTTCACCTTCCAAGCCGCACTTTACAGGACAGGAAGCATCTCCTTCAGTTACAAAGAC ATACCACTCCCTCCCAGTGACGTCAGTTTAGCTCAACAACCCGTTAAGGTTGGCCTGTCTGATGCCTTTGTGGTCACGTCATCGTCCCAGTCAGAAG GCGTACAGAGGCAGACGGTATACGAGTACCATCGGATCGAGGTCGGCGCTGTTAATATCAGCAACTCCTCAGCGGTGGAGTTTATGCCATTGCCTA CCTGCCTGCAACACGACAACTGTGAGTGCTGCATCTCATCCAATCAGACTTCTGACTGCAGTTGGTGTAATGTACTCCAGAG GTGTTCGGATGGCATGGATCGACACAGGCAGGAATGGTTGGACTTTGGCTGCTCGGAAGAG aggaaaaggaccaattGTGACGATTACTCCGAGGAGGAGAGTTCTATCACACCGGAAATGTATAATGTGACCTTGTCGTCTGTGTTGCAAAATGACTGCAATGGTGATG AACGTTCTTCATGCAGATGCAGAGCGGGATATTCCAAGAAGTAG